A region from the Sandaracinus amylolyticus genome encodes:
- a CDS encoding serine/threonine-protein kinase, whose amino-acid sequence MGTLIEARGRRFGRYVLLGHLADGGMASVYLAQLRGNNQFAKWAALKVVHPRHAGNDRFRKMFITEARIVAQIDHPNVATVFDCGEDSGTYYLAMEYLSGQTLRKVAQQAVLRDRPVPLPLAARIVADAASGLHAAHELKNEHGESAGIVHRDVSPHNIFVLYGGGTKVMDFGIAFSNERSDDEHTEIDELKGKIAYMSPEQLQRFPIDRRSDVFSLGIVLWELVTGSRLFKRRTEGEVALALMRGEIEAPSTVRHECPPELDRIVLKALAKKPEDRYETAADFAADLEEFIISTGRAAGAQMVREYMHELFADEIEEHSTSLRKASEIVKQVESSEHELTTTTTSQDVPTIEIASVRPPAAPERGSRPLVWLVAGVVIAASGLGVWRALQWADAANASAASGASEVHVASPPPETSPEAAAPAAPQVTDEVAASAADVEAARDDDPEAPQLAADGPSDVRARRPRARGGAQRSPVSSAPAAAPVVREAPREERVERAPSAPAASGGPRPMTEFE is encoded by the coding sequence TTGGGCACGCTGATCGAAGCCAGAGGACGTCGCTTCGGACGGTACGTACTGCTCGGCCACCTCGCCGACGGCGGGATGGCGAGCGTCTATCTCGCGCAGCTCCGCGGGAACAACCAATTCGCGAAGTGGGCCGCGCTCAAGGTCGTCCATCCGCGGCACGCCGGCAACGACCGCTTCCGGAAGATGTTCATCACGGAAGCGCGCATCGTCGCGCAGATCGATCACCCGAACGTCGCGACGGTGTTCGACTGCGGCGAGGACAGCGGCACGTACTACCTCGCGATGGAGTACCTGAGCGGGCAGACCTTGCGGAAGGTCGCCCAGCAGGCGGTGCTCCGCGATCGTCCGGTGCCGCTGCCGCTCGCGGCGCGCATCGTCGCGGACGCGGCGAGCGGCCTGCACGCGGCGCACGAACTCAAGAACGAGCACGGCGAGAGCGCCGGGATCGTCCACCGCGACGTGTCGCCCCACAACATCTTCGTGCTCTACGGCGGTGGCACGAAGGTCATGGACTTCGGCATCGCGTTCTCGAACGAGCGCAGCGACGACGAGCACACGGAGATCGACGAGCTCAAGGGGAAGATCGCGTACATGTCCCCGGAGCAGCTGCAGCGATTCCCGATCGATCGCCGCAGCGACGTGTTCTCGCTGGGCATCGTGCTGTGGGAGCTCGTCACCGGCAGCCGTCTGTTCAAGCGCCGCACCGAGGGCGAGGTCGCGCTCGCGCTCATGCGCGGCGAGATCGAGGCGCCCTCGACGGTGCGCCACGAGTGCCCGCCCGAGCTCGATCGCATCGTGCTCAAGGCGCTCGCGAAGAAGCCCGAGGATCGCTACGAGACCGCGGCGGACTTCGCGGCCGACCTCGAGGAGTTCATCATCTCGACGGGCCGTGCGGCGGGCGCGCAGATGGTGCGCGAGTACATGCACGAGCTCTTCGCCGACGAGATCGAGGAGCACTCGACCTCGCTGCGCAAGGCGAGCGAGATCGTGAAGCAGGTCGAGTCGTCGGAGCACGAGCTCACGACGACGACGACCTCGCAGGACGTGCCGACGATCGAGATCGCGTCGGTGCGTCCGCCCGCTGCGCCGGAGCGCGGCTCGCGGCCGCTCGTGTGGCTGGTCGCGGGCGTGGTGATCGCGGCGTCGGGTCTCGGCGTGTGGCGCGCGCTGCAGTGGGCCGACGCGGCGAACGCGAGCGCGGCGAGCGGGGCGAGCGAGGTCCACGTCGCGAGCCCGCCGCCCGAGACGTCGCCCGAGGCCGCCGCTCCGGCAGCGCCCCAGGTCACCGACGAGGTCGCCGCGAGCGCGGCCGACGTCGAGGCGGCGCGCGACGACGATCCCGAAGCGCCGCAGCTCGCGGCCGACGGGCCGAGCGACGTGCGGGCTCGACGGCCACGTGCGCGCGGTGGCGCGCAGCGGAGCCCGGTGAGCAGCGCGCCGGCGGCTGCGCCGGTCGTGCGCGAAGCGCCGCGCGAGGAGCGCGTCGAGCGTGCCCCGAGCGCGCCGGCGGCGTCGGGCGGACCGCGCCCGATGACCGAGTTCGAGTGA
- a CDS encoding VCBS repeat-containing protein yields MTALRSFSRALCALAALTTIACGGDDDAPATDAGTRDSGGASIDAGRDDAGTTPDDAGEVHDDASAADAGSDATTEMPDAGTDAGDTTPIPAPRPILPWSTARTTSPTVTFRWALAEPATGARVEICGDPACVTVIEMQDVDGEELTTLVPPDPLPASRVFYWRLTGRAGTRVGTEQSPIWSFSVHGRATVTVSATWGSTYDLDGDGLAEVLAGAPASSVVRLWRGRAPIGGAPPTPSTEISGATPLQLGTAIANGGDLNGDGLGDLVIAGAENAYAFHGVSGALPAALNVTGASTTLASLGALTPARLAIAGDVDRDGYADLVVGEPSMRRVVLFRGGASGLATTGTPIASGAAGFGRSVAGSCDVNGDGYSDLIVGADEAAFVVLGAASGIGDERITLTPAPSSAGFGASVACAGDVNGDGHPDVIVGAPIDHAAFVYAGNASGVGATAVGAVRKQPGNPGGGVTTSHGDGFGSMVAAAGDVNGDEYGDVVVVAPELVAGVTGFVGYAFVFHGSAGGLPITPAGASTTHPRAFGSTPVENRIATSRLAGDVDGDGIDEVVSGMPFRSGGAGGLQVNQGVQTTGLPLAPVWLIEGGVTTALGTTVAWLWGATWSRGS; encoded by the coding sequence ATGACTGCTCTGCGCTCGTTCTCTCGCGCGCTGTGCGCGCTCGCGGCGCTCACGACGATCGCCTGTGGTGGCGACGACGACGCGCCCGCGACGGACGCGGGCACCCGCGACTCCGGCGGCGCGTCGATCGACGCCGGTCGCGACGACGCGGGCACGACGCCCGACGACGCCGGCGAGGTGCACGACGACGCCTCCGCCGCCGACGCGGGCTCGGACGCGACGACCGAGATGCCCGACGCCGGCACCGACGCAGGGGACACCACGCCGATCCCCGCGCCGCGCCCGATCCTGCCGTGGTCGACCGCGCGCACGACCTCGCCGACCGTCACGTTCCGCTGGGCGCTCGCCGAGCCTGCGACCGGCGCGCGCGTCGAGATCTGCGGCGACCCCGCGTGCGTCACCGTGATCGAGATGCAGGACGTCGACGGCGAGGAGCTCACGACGCTGGTGCCGCCCGATCCGCTGCCCGCGTCGCGCGTCTTCTACTGGCGCCTCACCGGTCGCGCCGGCACGCGCGTCGGCACCGAGCAGAGCCCGATCTGGTCGTTCAGCGTGCACGGCCGCGCGACCGTGACGGTCAGCGCGACCTGGGGCTCGACCTACGACCTCGACGGCGACGGCCTCGCCGAGGTCCTCGCGGGCGCGCCGGCCTCCTCGGTCGTGCGCCTGTGGCGCGGCCGCGCGCCGATCGGCGGCGCGCCGCCAACGCCGAGCACCGAGATCTCCGGCGCGACGCCGCTCCAGCTCGGCACCGCGATCGCGAACGGCGGCGACCTGAACGGCGACGGCCTCGGCGATCTCGTGATCGCCGGCGCCGAGAACGCGTACGCCTTCCACGGCGTGAGCGGCGCGTTGCCCGCCGCGCTCAACGTCACGGGCGCGAGCACGACGCTCGCGTCGCTCGGCGCGCTCACGCCGGCGCGCCTCGCGATCGCGGGCGACGTCGATCGCGACGGCTACGCCGACCTCGTCGTCGGCGAGCCGTCGATGCGCCGCGTCGTGCTCTTCCGCGGCGGCGCGAGCGGCCTCGCGACGACCGGCACGCCGATCGCGAGCGGCGCGGCCGGCTTCGGTCGCAGCGTCGCGGGCAGCTGCGACGTGAACGGCGACGGCTACTCCGATCTGATCGTCGGCGCCGACGAGGCGGCGTTCGTGGTGCTCGGCGCCGCGAGCGGCATCGGCGACGAGCGCATCACGCTCACGCCGGCACCGAGCAGCGCCGGATTCGGCGCGTCGGTCGCGTGCGCGGGCGACGTGAACGGCGACGGTCATCCCGACGTCATCGTCGGCGCGCCGATCGATCACGCGGCGTTCGTCTACGCGGGCAACGCGAGCGGGGTCGGCGCGACCGCGGTCGGCGCGGTCCGCAAGCAGCCGGGCAATCCGGGCGGCGGCGTGACGACGTCGCACGGCGACGGCTTCGGCTCGATGGTCGCCGCCGCAGGCGACGTGAACGGCGACGAGTACGGAGACGTCGTGGTCGTCGCGCCCGAGCTCGTCGCGGGCGTCACCGGCTTCGTCGGGTACGCGTTCGTCTTCCACGGATCGGCGGGTGGTCTGCCGATCACGCCCGCCGGCGCGTCCACCACGCACCCGCGCGCGTTCGGCTCGACGCCGGTCGAGAACCGCATCGCGACGTCGCGTCTCGCCGGCGACGTCGACGGTGACGGCATCGACGAGGTCGTGAGCGGCATGCCGTTCCGCAGCGGCGGCGCGGGCGGACTGCAGGTGAACCAGGGTGTGCAGACGACAGGTCTGCCGCTGGCGCCGGTGTGGCTGATCGAAGGTGGTGTGACCACGGCGCTGGGCACCACCGTCGCGTGGCTGTGGGGAGCGACGTGGTCGCGCGGATCGTGA
- a CDS encoding FG-GAP-like repeat-containing protein → MKHAIHLAKAALLVAMLASCTQARTQIMLRVRTDMEQGPSATLAAIRIRVSNDGAATPAHDQRYVLGTDVMLPSTLGLVPDSARDALLSIEIDALGPGDTLLFTHRAQARYVEESTLLLDVFLAARCREAVARDCDEGQTCGPNGCEPVLRSDLPAFDPDAPVPDAGIVGDGGPTDACTAMCSGACVDTTTNPEHCGECGTECDPPTSHGEPSCFESTCTYACEPGYHVCDDDCVSNRSLSTCGDSCEPCAAPSGGNGVASCDGSRCGFRCDPGYQRTGDGCVPGPNVEPPRPISPLSLSRVTSLRPTFRWALASGSDGALVQICEDRACSRIIAAEEVGSGATSLQLSADLTLPASGSRRVYFRLFGRSGPATGSSPSVVWAFELPARSAEHETAFGTVYDVNADGHSDLAVGSEGDSVVLYNGSASGLTRVAGALTQAGGSMFGASVAAAGDVDGDGYGDLVLGAPAFRRAYLYRGSAGGLGTTPLSFVGAAAATEFGRTLAPAGDVNGDGYADVLVGAPSAAMVALYLGGATPDSGADVMLAGPTGSGFGASLTSLGDLDGDGRHEFAVGAPGEDRVYLFRGAATLPASLSQTDAFASLEGPAGADFGAAIAGALDVSGDGRPDLLVSSPSAGAGESGVRLFLGTAEGTIATEVASEWSAPGAPSSTTQFGASLHGNGDVNRDGYDDWVVGAPGVVRAFVYRGGPSPSATAAAEYSSSAGSRFGADVTSTGDIDGDGHDDTVVGAPTNRSFQLYLHTAAGLATSGTSYSDSATTGFGAALAELLWRSIEEAT, encoded by the coding sequence ATGAAGCACGCGATCCATCTCGCCAAGGCCGCGCTCCTCGTCGCGATGCTCGCGTCGTGCACCCAGGCGCGCACCCAGATCATGCTGCGGGTCCGCACCGACATGGAGCAGGGCCCGAGCGCCACGCTCGCCGCGATCCGCATCCGCGTGAGCAACGACGGCGCCGCGACGCCCGCGCACGATCAGCGCTACGTGCTCGGCACCGACGTGATGCTCCCGAGCACGCTCGGCCTCGTGCCCGACTCGGCGCGCGACGCGCTGCTGTCGATCGAGATCGACGCGCTCGGCCCGGGCGACACGCTGCTGTTCACGCACCGCGCGCAGGCGCGCTACGTCGAGGAGAGCACGCTGCTGCTCGACGTGTTCCTCGCCGCGCGGTGCCGCGAGGCGGTCGCGCGCGACTGCGACGAGGGACAGACGTGCGGCCCGAACGGCTGCGAGCCGGTGCTGCGCAGCGATCTGCCCGCGTTCGATCCCGACGCGCCGGTGCCCGACGCCGGCATCGTCGGCGACGGCGGTCCGACCGACGCGTGCACGGCGATGTGCAGCGGCGCGTGCGTCGACACCACGACGAACCCCGAGCACTGCGGCGAGTGCGGGACGGAGTGCGATCCGCCCACGAGCCACGGCGAGCCGAGCTGCTTCGAGAGCACGTGCACGTACGCGTGCGAGCCCGGGTACCACGTCTGCGACGACGACTGCGTGTCGAACCGCTCGCTCTCGACGTGCGGCGACTCGTGCGAGCCGTGCGCCGCGCCCTCGGGCGGCAACGGCGTCGCGTCGTGCGATGGATCGCGCTGCGGCTTCCGCTGCGACCCCGGCTACCAGCGCACCGGCGACGGCTGCGTGCCGGGCCCGAACGTCGAGCCGCCGCGCCCGATCTCGCCGCTCTCGCTCAGCCGCGTGACCTCGCTGCGCCCGACGTTCCGCTGGGCGCTCGCGTCGGGGAGCGACGGCGCGCTGGTGCAGATCTGCGAGGACCGCGCGTGCTCGCGGATCATCGCCGCGGAGGAGGTCGGCAGTGGCGCGACGAGCCTGCAGCTCTCGGCCGATCTCACGCTGCCCGCGAGCGGCTCGCGGCGCGTGTACTTCCGGCTGTTCGGGCGCTCCGGGCCCGCGACGGGGTCGAGCCCGAGCGTGGTGTGGGCGTTCGAGCTGCCCGCGCGCAGCGCCGAGCACGAGACCGCGTTCGGCACGGTCTACGACGTGAACGCCGACGGTCACTCCGACCTCGCGGTCGGCAGCGAGGGCGACTCGGTCGTGCTCTACAACGGCTCGGCGAGCGGGCTCACGCGCGTCGCGGGCGCGCTCACGCAGGCGGGCGGCTCGATGTTCGGCGCGTCCGTCGCCGCGGCCGGCGACGTCGACGGCGACGGGTACGGCGATCTCGTGCTCGGCGCGCCCGCGTTCCGACGCGCGTACCTCTATCGCGGCAGCGCGGGCGGCCTCGGCACCACGCCGCTGTCGTTCGTGGGTGCCGCCGCGGCGACCGAGTTCGGGCGCACCCTCGCGCCCGCGGGCGACGTGAACGGCGACGGCTACGCCGACGTGCTCGTCGGCGCGCCGAGCGCGGCGATGGTCGCGCTCTATCTCGGCGGTGCGACGCCCGACTCGGGCGCCGACGTGATGCTCGCCGGCCCGACGGGCTCGGGCTTCGGCGCGTCGCTCACGTCGCTCGGCGACCTCGACGGCGACGGTCGTCACGAGTTCGCCGTCGGCGCGCCCGGCGAGGATCGCGTGTATCTCTTCCGCGGCGCGGCGACGCTCCCCGCGTCGCTCTCGCAGACCGATGCGTTCGCGTCGCTCGAGGGCCCGGCGGGCGCGGACTTCGGCGCTGCGATCGCGGGCGCGCTCGACGTGAGCGGCGACGGGCGTCCCGATCTGCTCGTGTCGTCGCCGAGCGCCGGTGCGGGCGAGAGCGGCGTCCGGCTCTTCCTCGGCACCGCCGAGGGCACGATCGCGACCGAGGTCGCGAGCGAGTGGAGCGCGCCGGGCGCGCCTTCGTCGACGACGCAGTTCGGCGCGTCGCTCCACGGCAACGGCGACGTGAACCGCGACGGCTACGACGACTGGGTCGTCGGGGCGCCCGGCGTCGTGCGCGCGTTCGTGTATCGCGGCGGGCCGAGCCCGTCGGCGACCGCGGCCGCCGAGTACTCGTCGAGCGCGGGCTCGCGCTTCGGCGCCGACGTGACGAGCACGGGCGACATCGACGGAGACGGCCACGACGACACCGTCGTCGGCGCGCCGACCAACCGTTCGTTCCAGCTCTATCTGCACACCGCGGCCGGTCTCGCGACCAGCGGCACGTCGTACAGCGACTCCGCGACGACGGGCTTCGGCGCCGCGCTGGCCGAGCTCCTGTGGCGTTCGATCGAGGAGGCGACATGA
- a CDS encoding glycoside hydrolase family 10 protein, translated as MSHRIGPFWSRLLLVAACLVSLTTACGDDDGMQLDAGFDAGGHEEDDAGPPDAGADEDAGTDAGGLDAGSDAGEPDAGPDAGALDGGPPALLDVSHDRELRAMWLSTVFRLDFPSAAGVGATQARAELTAIADVCRAAGINAIFFQVRPESDALYASTLEPWSRFLTDVQGVGPGWDPLGLLLEIAHERGIEVHAWVNPYRALTSTSVTPAASHVTQRFPDAAITYGGAVVMNPAADAVRAHIVAVVTEIVREYDVDGVVFDDYFYPYPRPGEPPFADSESYQAYVDAGGVLSLGDWRRDNVNRLVAGVSDAIKTEKPWVMWGIAPFGIYRPGMPPGVAGTDAYEVLAADSVRWISEGWVDYLAPQLYWSTVSSQQPFGALVSWWADLAPPGRFVIPSLALHREGAEWNAAEFERQVMLTRAEAPRTAGNTWFRYRMLANDLHGSRAMMARVYSTPARPPAVIETAGDAVEPPVVMRTAGNVTLSHPSPTTIRGYAVYRDVDGSFEIDRWIPAGSPATSLGRGRWAISAIARGGAESQGVEVLVP; from the coding sequence ATGAGCCACCGCATCGGTCCCTTCTGGTCCCGTTTGCTCCTCGTCGCCGCATGTCTCGTGTCGCTCACGACGGCATGCGGTGACGACGACGGCATGCAGCTCGACGCCGGATTCGATGCCGGCGGGCACGAAGAAGACGACGCAGGTCCTCCCGACGCCGGCGCGGACGAGGACGCAGGGACCGATGCCGGTGGGCTCGACGCGGGCTCGGACGCGGGCGAGCCCGACGCCGGGCCGGACGCGGGCGCGCTCGATGGTGGCCCTCCCGCGCTGCTCGACGTCTCGCACGACCGCGAGCTCCGCGCGATGTGGCTCTCGACCGTGTTCCGCCTCGACTTCCCGTCGGCGGCGGGCGTCGGCGCGACCCAGGCGCGCGCGGAGTTGACGGCGATCGCCGACGTGTGTCGCGCGGCAGGGATCAACGCGATCTTCTTCCAGGTGCGCCCCGAGAGCGACGCGCTCTATGCGTCCACGCTCGAGCCCTGGAGCCGCTTCCTCACCGACGTGCAGGGCGTCGGGCCGGGCTGGGATCCGCTCGGGCTGCTTCTCGAGATCGCGCACGAGCGCGGGATCGAGGTGCACGCGTGGGTGAACCCCTATCGCGCGCTCACGTCGACGTCGGTCACGCCTGCGGCGAGCCACGTCACGCAGCGCTTCCCCGACGCGGCGATCACGTATGGAGGCGCGGTCGTGATGAACCCCGCCGCCGACGCGGTCCGCGCGCACATCGTCGCGGTCGTGACCGAGATCGTGCGCGAGTACGATGTCGACGGCGTCGTGTTCGACGACTACTTCTATCCGTACCCCAGGCCCGGGGAACCGCCCTTCGCTGACTCCGAGTCGTACCAAGCGTATGTCGACGCCGGAGGCGTGCTCTCGCTCGGCGACTGGCGTCGCGACAACGTGAACCGTCTGGTCGCCGGGGTCTCGGATGCGATCAAGACGGAGAAGCCGTGGGTCATGTGGGGCATCGCGCCCTTCGGCATCTACCGCCCCGGGATGCCCCCGGGTGTGGCCGGCACGGACGCGTACGAGGTGCTCGCGGCCGACTCGGTGCGATGGATCAGCGAGGGGTGGGTCGACTACCTCGCGCCGCAGCTCTACTGGTCGACCGTCTCGAGCCAGCAACCGTTCGGTGCGCTCGTCTCGTGGTGGGCCGACCTCGCACCCCCGGGACGCTTCGTGATCCCGAGCCTCGCGCTCCACCGCGAGGGCGCGGAGTGGAACGCCGCGGAGTTCGAGCGCCAGGTGATGCTCACGCGCGCCGAGGCCCCGCGCACCGCGGGCAACACGTGGTTCCGCTACCGGATGCTCGCCAACGACTTGCACGGCTCGCGTGCGATGATGGCGCGCGTGTACTCGACGCCGGCGCGCCCGCCCGCGGTGATCGAGACCGCAGGCGATGCCGTCGAGCCCCCCGTCGTGATGCGCACGGCGGGCAACGTCACGCTCTCGCACCCGAGCCCCACGACGATCCGCGGGTACGCCGTCTACCGCGACGTCGATGGCAGCTTCGAGATCGATCGATGGATCCCCGCGGGCTCTCCTGCCACGTCGCTCGGCCGAGGTCGCTGGGCGATCTCCGCGATCGCGCGCGGCGGGGCGGAGAGCCAGGGCGTCGAGGTGCTGGTTCCTTGA
- a CDS encoding Ig-like domain-containing protein: MRLRRAWWNVTLMAALALPLVACGDDDGPVDETDAAMNADAGGGDAGTPTDGGRADAGNDAGGSDAGPDAWVPTEGPVVTAADPTSVAQGSGLVLDGLRLADPTGVTIGGVEQTVSASTETSITIDAVAATTPTGTQPVLVTTADGTSPSFDVTVLEPLAVVMAAGPTATSVVVTFSREVDAASVDAASFTIDGLTVSAASASGAMVTLTTSAQTPDADYTVEVAADVTDTFGNGLTGENEADFTGFAPTVPVISSIAPMHVVPGDSRLTLTGTNLAGATVTIGGAAQVITSSTATEIVIGTVSASTALGEQPVVARLGGIDSAPVNVQVVDAFRIVSATATSATTVEVEFNRNVHAPVTTPARFTISGGLTVSAATVAGDTVTLTTSAQTAGTTYTLAADDMLLDTFGIPVTADTAAFTGYVAPPPSDFVVVRVGDGSAPLVGTNGPAYPVFIERRSLTSGALVSTLAMPVAASGANLPFTLSGSIADGSLARSQDGSVISLTGYQSVPGTPSVQNETDDVPRVVAVVGADDFTDPAGVDTSTTLGGAFDTTAVRGAVVDGTRIWASGGFGGIFTATLGGTTSTQIVAVPSPGRTIGIFEGQLYATATSAAGPPASEAGVWAIGTGLPTAAGTTATVVQGTTSSPYGFAVFDVDPTEPGVDRIYLADDAIGVRRYRRVSGAWMSDAATDVFGGPVRFLACQRDGADVVCLGTTAAAVLRMRDVGASSAGSTTAFSSIATAPTNTAFRGVAIAPVP, translated from the coding sequence ATGAGACTGCGTCGAGCTTGGTGGAACGTGACCTTGATGGCGGCGCTCGCGCTGCCGTTGGTCGCGTGCGGCGACGACGACGGTCCGGTCGACGAGACCGACGCCGCGATGAACGCGGACGCGGGCGGCGGTGACGCCGGCACGCCAACCGACGGCGGCCGCGCCGACGCGGGCAACGATGCCGGCGGGAGCGACGCGGGCCCCGACGCGTGGGTGCCGACCGAGGGCCCGGTGGTCACGGCGGCGGATCCGACGAGCGTCGCGCAGGGCTCGGGCCTGGTGCTCGACGGCCTGCGGCTCGCGGACCCGACGGGCGTGACGATCGGCGGTGTCGAGCAGACGGTCTCGGCGAGCACCGAGACGTCGATCACGATCGACGCGGTCGCGGCGACCACGCCGACCGGGACGCAGCCGGTGCTCGTGACGACGGCCGACGGGACGAGCCCGTCGTTCGACGTGACGGTCCTCGAGCCGCTCGCGGTGGTGATGGCCGCGGGGCCGACCGCGACGTCGGTCGTGGTGACGTTCTCGCGCGAGGTCGACGCGGCGAGCGTCGACGCGGCGAGCTTCACGATCGACGGGCTCACGGTGAGCGCGGCGAGCGCGTCGGGCGCGATGGTGACCCTGACGACGAGCGCGCAGACGCCCGACGCCGACTACACGGTCGAGGTCGCGGCGGACGTGACCGACACGTTCGGCAACGGGCTCACCGGCGAGAACGAGGCGGACTTCACCGGGTTCGCGCCGACGGTGCCGGTGATCTCGAGCATCGCGCCGATGCACGTGGTGCCCGGCGACTCTCGGCTCACGCTGACGGGCACGAACCTCGCGGGCGCGACCGTGACGATCGGCGGCGCGGCGCAGGTGATCACGAGCAGCACCGCGACCGAGATCGTGATCGGCACGGTGTCGGCGAGCACGGCGCTCGGTGAGCAGCCGGTCGTCGCGCGCCTCGGCGGCATCGACAGCGCGCCGGTGAACGTGCAGGTCGTCGACGCGTTCCGCATCGTGAGCGCGACCGCGACGAGCGCGACGACGGTCGAGGTCGAGTTCAACCGCAACGTGCACGCGCCGGTGACGACGCCGGCGCGCTTCACGATCTCGGGCGGGCTCACGGTGAGCGCGGCGACCGTGGCGGGCGACACCGTCACGCTGACGACGTCGGCGCAGACCGCGGGGACGACCTACACGCTCGCTGCCGACGACATGCTGCTCGACACGTTCGGCATCCCGGTGACCGCGGACACCGCGGCGTTCACCGGCTACGTCGCGCCGCCGCCGAGCGACTTCGTCGTGGTGCGCGTGGGTGACGGCAGCGCGCCCCTCGTGGGCACGAACGGGCCGGCCTACCCGGTCTTCATCGAGCGTCGCTCGCTCACGAGTGGAGCGCTGGTGAGCACGCTGGCCATGCCCGTCGCGGCGAGCGGCGCGAACCTGCCGTTCACTCTGTCGGGAAGCATCGCTGATGGCAGCCTGGCGCGATCGCAGGACGGATCGGTGATTTCGCTGACCGGCTATCAGTCCGTTCCCGGCACGCCGAGTGTGCAGAACGAGACCGACGACGTGCCGCGCGTCGTCGCCGTGGTGGGCGCGGACGACTTCACGGATCCCGCAGGGGTCGACACGTCGACGACGCTCGGTGGCGCGTTCGACACGACCGCGGTGCGAGGGGCGGTGGTCGACGGCACGAGGATCTGGGCGAGCGGTGGGTTCGGCGGGATCTTCACGGCCACGCTCGGCGGCACTACGTCGACGCAGATCGTCGCCGTCCCGAGCCCGGGCCGCACCATCGGCATCTTCGAAGGTCAGCTGTACGCGACCGCGACGTCGGCCGCCGGCCCGCCCGCGTCCGAGGCCGGCGTCTGGGCGATCGGCACCGGCCTTCCGACCGCTGCCGGCACGACCGCGACCGTGGTGCAGGGCACCACCAGCAGCCCGTACGGCTTCGCCGTCTTCGACGTGGATCCGACCGAGCCGGGCGTCGACCGGATCTACCTCGCGGATGACGCCATCGGTGTGCGCCGCTACCGGCGCGTGAGCGGCGCGTGGATGTCCGACGCGGCGACGGACGTGTTCGGCGGGCCGGTTCGCTTCCTCGCGTGTCAGCGCGACGGCGCCGACGTCGTGTGCCTCGGCACCACGGCGGCGGCGGTGCTCCGCATGCGCGACGTCGGTGCGAGCTCGGCCGGCAGCACGACCGCGTTCTCCTCGATCGCCACGGCGCCGACGAACACTGCGTTCCGCGGCGTCGCCATCGCTCCCGTTCCCTGA